A DNA window from Ostrea edulis chromosome 5, xbOstEdul1.1, whole genome shotgun sequence contains the following coding sequences:
- the LOC125651827 gene encoding cAMP-regulated phosphoprotein 19-A-like, which yields MTSNETQGGPDGTKEEGTDKSGGDVFAKPAIPELSATEKMKQEEDKLRKKYPNMKPGVGGSALLSKRLQKNKYFDSGEYNMTKAKMRGSKLPPAAQENMILQEPPGDAIPTPEAIATIRKPSLQQSKLAELS from the exons ATGACTTCTAATGAGACACAAGGGGGACCGGATGGGACCAAAGAAGAAGGCACAGATAAGTCTGGTGGCGATGTCTTTGCCAAGCCAGCCATTCCTGAACTCTCAGCCACA GAAAAAATGAAGCAAGAAGAAGATAAATTACGGAagaaatatccaaatatgaagccgGGTGTTGGAGGGTCAGCTTTATTATCAAAACGACTACAAAAG AACAAGTACTTTGATTCAGGAGAATACAACATGACAAAGGCCAAAATGAGAGGGTCAAAGCTACCGCCTGCGGCACAGGAAAACATGATTTTGCAGGAACCACCGGGGGACGCCATTCCCACACCAGAAGCCATCGCTACAATTAGGAAACCATCACTTCAACAAAGCAAGTTAGCAGAGCTTTCATGA